The following proteins come from a genomic window of Proteinivorax hydrogeniformans:
- the gap gene encoding type I glyceraldehyde-3-phosphate dehydrogenase, whose product MKTKVGINGFGRIGKAVLKASLEQESDIEIVAINSTSGPEKHAHIFKYDSLYGVMNEEVTATEDALIIDDKKVQFTAYRDPADIPWGEMGVEIVIESTGVFLTKETASKHFEGGAKKVILSAPAKSGEDLTVVMGVNEEQYDHHKHHILSNASCTTNCLAPFAKVLEESFGIEQGLMTTIHAFTNDQRVLDMPHKDLRRARCASESIIPTTTGAAKAVAKVIPSLEGKLNGMAMRVPTPVGSVVDLVVELKTDATVEQVNAKLKQAAESELKGVLGYSEAPLVSIDYKKDPRSSIVDGLSTIKVGKNMVKVVAWYDNEWGYSCRLLDLANYVAKRIKTKRITNKAV is encoded by the coding sequence ATGAAGACAAAAGTTGGAATTAACGGGTTTGGCAGAATTGGTAAGGCGGTACTTAAAGCATCACTAGAGCAGGAGTCTGATATTGAAATAGTTGCTATCAATAGTACATCAGGTCCTGAAAAACATGCACATATCTTTAAGTATGACTCATTATATGGTGTTATGAATGAGGAAGTTACGGCCACTGAGGATGCTTTAATCATTGATGATAAAAAAGTTCAGTTTACAGCTTACAGAGATCCTGCTGATATTCCATGGGGAGAGATGGGAGTAGAGATTGTAATCGAGTCAACAGGCGTTTTTTTAACAAAAGAAACTGCTTCTAAACATTTTGAAGGTGGCGCTAAAAAGGTTATACTATCAGCTCCTGCTAAATCAGGAGAAGATTTAACTGTTGTTATGGGAGTAAATGAAGAACAATACGATCATCATAAGCACCATATACTATCAAATGCATCATGTACAACTAATTGTTTAGCTCCCTTTGCAAAAGTATTGGAGGAATCTTTTGGAATAGAACAGGGGCTAATGACTACAATACATGCCTTTACAAATGATCAAAGAGTGCTGGACATGCCCCATAAAGATTTACGTCGCGCTAGATGCGCTAGTGAGTCTATTATCCCAACTACGACAGGTGCTGCAAAGGCTGTTGCTAAGGTTATACCTAGCTTGGAAGGTAAGCTTAACGGTATGGCTATGCGCGTTCCAACCCCTGTGGGTTCGGTGGTGGACTTAGTAGTTGAGTTAAAAACAGATGCAACTGTAGAGCAAGTAAATGCAAAATTAAAACAAGCAGCAGAGTCTGAGCTGAAAGGTGTTTTAGGATATAGCGAAGCTCCACTTGTCTCTATTGACTACAAAAAAGATCCTAGATCTTCAATTGTCGATGGACTTTCCACTATAAAAGTAGGGAAAAACATGGTCAAGGTAGTTGCTTGGTATGATAATGAGTGGGGATATTCCTGCCGCCTTTTAGACCTAGCGAACTATGTAGCTAAACGAATTAAAACAAAGAGAATCACAAATAAAGCTGTATAA
- a CDS encoding Asp23/Gls24 family envelope stress response protein has protein sequence MEEQNLLVNEGYGSIRIADEVVAVIAGIAATNIEGIAGMSGGVAGGIAEMIGRKNLSKGVKVSVGETETAIDIYIIVEYGVKIPEVTKNIQDEVKQSVENMTGLSVVEVNVHVVGVKVEDDKNEGGSEQLKLK, from the coding sequence ATGGAAGAGCAAAACTTATTGGTAAATGAAGGATACGGTTCAATTAGGATTGCCGACGAAGTTGTAGCAGTCATTGCTGGTATTGCAGCCACAAACATTGAAGGTATAGCTGGCATGAGTGGTGGAGTAGCCGGTGGAATAGCAGAAATGATCGGTCGTAAAAATCTTTCCAAAGGTGTAAAAGTTAGCGTAGGAGAGACAGAAACAGCGATAGATATTTATATCATAGTGGAGTACGGAGTAAAAATACCGGAAGTAACAAAAAACATTCAAGATGAGGTTAAACAAAGCGTAGAAAACATGACAGGACTTTCAGTAGTGGAAGTAAACGTCCATGTTGTAGGTGTTAAAGTTGAAGATGATAAAAATGAAGGTGGTAGTGAGCAGCTAAAGCTTAAATAA